The proteins below are encoded in one region of Helianthus annuus cultivar XRQ/B chromosome 2, HanXRQr2.0-SUNRISE, whole genome shotgun sequence:
- the LOC110896868 gene encoding uncharacterized protein LOC110896868 codes for MEIHNISNDYGALGVDLATLFRALPGCQKEFSFWKDRWIFEEPLSAKFPRLFELERNKNALINERVAEPYGSVIFCADWIRAPSSAEKCTDLAELNMAVHNYAFKDGADRWGWALEASGEFSVSSIRNKTESLYFSNLGLEFEWNNWTPIKVNFLIWRIIQDKVPTISALARRNVYVPNDRCKLCNEEEESMLHLFGSCCVTDQIWEFVADWCRIRPIFVLDLKDVASIHKRNRGSSKWKKVVYLVIQTTLWVIWKHRNEAVFNAKQINVTRIMEDIRLYGFLWLKNRGKAVALT; via the exons ATGGAG ATTCATAACATCTCAAATGATTATGGGGCGTTGGGTGTTGATTTGGCAACATTATTTCGAGCACTACCCGGTTGTCAAAAGGAGTTTAGCTTCTGGAAAGACAGATGGATTTTTGAAGAGCCGTTAAGTGCAAAGTTTCCTCGATTGTTTGAATTGGAAAGAAATAAAAATGCCTTGATTAATGAGAGAGTGGCTGAACCGTATGGCTCTGTGATTTTCTGCGCAGACTGGATCAGAGCCCCTAGTAGCGCTGAAAAATGCACTGATCTTGCTGAACTCAATATGGCGGTACATAATTATGCCTTCAAGGATGGGGCGGACCGATGGGGGTGGGCTTTGGAGGCTAGTGGCGAGTTTTCGGTTAGTAGCATTCGAAACAAAACTGAAAGTTTGTATTTTTCTAACCTGGGACTGGAGTTCGAATGGAATAATTGGACTCCAATTAAAGTTAATTTTTTGATTTGGAGAATCATCCAAGATAAAGTCCCCACGATATCGGCCCTCGCAAGAAGAAATGTGTATGTTCCGAATGACCGATGCAAACTGTGTAATGAAGAGGAGGAATCAATGCTGCATTTGTTCGGCTCGTGTTGTGTCACGGACCAGATCTGGGAGTTTGTAGCTGACTGGTGTAGGATACGTCCCATCTTCGTGTTAGATCTTAAAGATGTGGCTAGCATTCACAAAAGGAACAGAGGTTCAAGCAAGTGGAAGAAGGTGGTCTACTTGGTTATACAAACTACACTTTGGGTGATCTGGAAACACCGAAACGAGGCAGTGTTTAATGCGAAACAGATTAACGTGACACGGATCATGGAGGATATCAGGCTTTATGGGTTCCTGTGGCTGAAAAATCGAGGGAAAGCGGTAGCGCTTACCTAG